The nucleotide sequence AGGACGGATCATCGGTCGCGAAGGTCGAAACATCCGCGCGTTCGAGAAGAAGACCGGTGTGGATTTGATCATCGACGACACGCCCGGTGTGGTCATCGTCAGCGCGTTTGATCCGGTGCGTCGCGAGATCGCGCGGGCATCACTGGAAAAGCTGATCACCGACGGACGCATTCACCCGTCGAAAATCGAAGAAACGGTCGATGCGACGGAGAAGGAAATTGATTCCTTCATTGAACGCAAAGGCATCGAAGCGGCGGACGAAATCAACGTCAGTGGGCTGCATCAACGCGTGATCAAGATGCTGGGCCGATTGCATTTTCGGACAAGCTACAGCCAAAACGTTTTGCGGCACAGCGTTGAAGTCGCCTTTATCAGCGGGCTGCTTGCCGAAATGATCGGACTGGACGGCGACCTCGGACGCCGCGCCGGACTGCTGCACGACATCGGCAAGGCGGCGGACCACGAACTGGAAGGCGGCCACCCCAAAATCGGTGGCGATTTGTTGGCAAGGTCGGGTGAATGCGATGTCGTCGTCCATGCGGCTCGTGGTCACCACGATGAAATCGTGACCGAATATCCGTACACGATGCTGGTGGCGACCGCCGATGCCTGCAGCGCCAGTCGCCCCGGGGCTCGCCGTGAATCGCTGGAACGGTACGTCAAACGGATGGAAGAACTGGAAGCGATCGCCAAGCGGTTTGACGGCGTTCATCAGGCTTTCGCCATCAGTGCCGGTCGAGAGCTTCGTGTCTTGGTCAACAGCGAAAACACCGATGATCAACACGCCGCCGTGATCTGTCGCGAAATCGCGAAAGCTTTTGAACAGGAACTGACGTACCCGGGTGAA is from Crateriforma conspicua and encodes:
- the rny gene encoding ribonuclease Y; protein product: MTAETAQFILYCLFFFFLGVAAVLAVAQRMYARFQQRLETQAKEIKEAAKREAEVERNRIIVDAKEQALQLRRDAEQELAVERNQQHKLISKLERREELLVTQEESLIKQQRGLEHSQTVLTKKTRDLDQQRELLQQRIDEQTKVLEKASGLSRTEATDQLLDSLRDELQSEVGATLLKHQKILEQRVEQQSREMLLTAIQRFASAHTAESTTSTVDVPTDDMKGRIIGREGRNIRAFEKKTGVDLIIDDTPGVVIVSAFDPVRREIARASLEKLITDGRIHPSKIEETVDATEKEIDSFIERKGIEAADEINVSGLHQRVIKMLGRLHFRTSYSQNVLRHSVEVAFISGLLAEMIGLDGDLGRRAGLLHDIGKAADHELEGGHPKIGGDLLARSGECDVVVHAARGHHDEIVTEYPYTMLVATADACSASRPGARRESLERYVKRMEELEAIAKRFDGVHQAFAISAGRELRVLVNSENTDDQHAAVICREIAKAFEQELTYPGEIKVTVVRESHFIEVAK